The sequence CCGTGTGGCCGACGTGCGGGAAGTTGAACTCGATGCCGCCGGCCCACCAGGCGCCGCGCATGGCCACGAGGCCCAGCTTGAGCGGCTCGTTGCGAAAAAACACATCGCGGTCGTGCACCAGGTCGCGCAGCGACAGCAGGTGGCCGCCCAGCTCGGGCAGCACGGTGGCGCGCAGCAGGCCGTTGTCGAGCACCACGGCCTGGAACTCGCACTCGGCCATCTCGTCGGTCAGGTCGTCCTGCATCGGGTAGGGGTAAACCGGCCGCGCCCCCACCCGCAGCAGCGGCGGGAACGGGTCCTCGTGGAAGCGGGTGATGGCCAGCTTCATCGGCGCCACGCGCACGGACGCTTTGCCTGACAAGGACGGCACTCCTAAACGGCAGCGGGAAGGGGCGTTCGAGTTGCCCGCTCATCATCCATGCCGGCAGGCGTTTGTCAAGGCGAGGGGCTTGCGCGGGGCGCGCCCGGCGCGGTAGAATGCCGCGGGCACTCCCGCTCCCGTAGCAACGAACGAGAGGAGATGGCGATGAAGCCTCGCGCCGCACTGGACCTGATCGTCATGCTGGGTCTCGCCGCAGGCACGGGCCTCGCGGCCGAGCCGGCGAACGAGTTCAAGCACTTCGTGCCGGTGGACAAGAAGCTGGCGCCCGAATGGCTGGCCGCGCTGACGCAACGGGGAGAGCCCGAGGTGTGGCGCGGCAAGGACCTGGTGACCATCGGCATGCCCATCGGCGGCATCGCCGCAGGCCAGCTCTATCTGCGCGGCGACGGCACACTGGCGCAGTGGTGGATTTTCAACAAGCACATCAACACGGGCTACGGCGACCGCTGCTACCGCACGTACCGCCCCGAGTCGCCCGTCGAATCGGGCTTCGCCGTGGTGGTCGAGGCCGACGGCAAGACGGTGGTGAAGAAGCTCAACGAGCAGGACTTCCCCGGCGTGGAGTTCGTGGGCGAGTATCCCATCGCGGTGGTGCGCTACGCCGACAAGGAGTTCCCCGTGAAGGTGGAGATGGAGGCGTTTTCGCCCTTCATTCCGCTGAACGCACGCGATTCGGCCTTGCCTGCCACGCTGTTCCACATCACGGTCGAGAACACCTCGGCAAAGGCCGCGAAGGCGAGCGTCGCCGGCTGGCTGGAGAACGCCGTGCTGAGCAACTCGATGGGGGCAGTGCACGCGCGGCGCCGCAGCCGCATCGCCACCGCGGGTGGCCGCACGGTGGCCGTGCACTCGGCCGAGAAGGCCCCGATGCCGCCGGGCGCGCAGCAGCCGCGCGAGACGATCGTCGTCGCCGACTTCGAGGGCGAGACCTATGGCGACTGGAAGACCACGGGCGAAGCCTTCGGCAAAGGCCCCGCCAGAGGCACCCTGCCCGAGCAGCAGCCCGTCGAGGGCTTCCTCGGCAAGGGCCTCGTGAACACGTATCTCGGCAAGGACGGCCCGCACGGCACCCTCACTTCGCCGCTGCTCAAGATCGAGCGGAAGTTCCTCAACTTCCTCATCGGCGGCGGCAGCCATGCGGGGCAAACGTGCATCAACCTCCTCGTCGGCGGCAAAGCCGTCCGCACCGCCACGGGCCGGAACCTCGAGCACCTCGAATGGCACTACTGGAACGTCGAGGAGTTCGAGGGCAAAGAGGCCCAGATCGAGATCGTAGACAAGGCATCGGGCGGCTGGGGGCACATCAACATTGACCAGATCGAGCAGGCCGACAAGCCGCGGCAGGGGCCGTCCGGCCCCGTCGAGGAGATGGCCGACTTCGGCACAATGGCCCTCGCGCTCGCCGAGGCGGGCGCGTCGGCCGAGAAGCTCATCCCTTTGCTCGACGTGCCTGGCCTCCACGCCGAGGCCGACGCCAGCTATCCCGCCGGCCAGCGTCGCTGCGCCGCGCTCGCCACGCAGGCCGTCGAGCTGGCCCCCGCGGCGAAGCGCACGTTCGTCTTCGCCCTGGCCTGGCACTTCCCGAACCACCCGCGCGGCCGCGAGTACGCCGAGCGCTTCAGGAGCGCCCAGGAGGTTGCCGCCTACGCCTTCGACCACCACGCGCGCCTGGCCGGCCACAGCCGCCTGTGGCGCAAGACCTTTTACGACGATGCCACCCTGCCCCGCTGGCTGCTCTTCCGGCTGCACTCGACCGTGGCCAACCTGGCCACCGACACCTGCCAGTGGTGGGGCAACGGCCGCTTCTGGGCCTGGGAGGGCGTGGGCTGCTGCGAGGGCACCTGCACCCACGTGTGGAACTACGCCCACGCCTCGGCGCGCCTCTTCCCCGAGGTCGAGCGCATCATCCGCGAGATGCAGGACTTCGGCGCGGCCTTCGACGAGAAGACCGGCCTCGTGGGCTTCCGCGGCAACCGCGCCTACGCGGCCGACGGCCAGTGCGGCGGCGTCCTCAAGGCCTACCGCGAGCACCTGATGTCGCCCGACGACGCCTTCCTCCGCCGCGCCTGGCCCCGCATCAAGCAGGCCCTCGAGTTCTCGATCAAGCAGGACGCCAACGACGACGGCCTCATCGAGAACTCGCAGCACAACACCTACGACATCAACTTCGAGGGGCCGAACACCTTCGTCGGCTCCCTCTACCTCGCCGCCCTGCGCGCCGGCGAGGAAATGGCCAAGGATGTGGGCGACGCCGACTTCGCCGCCCGCTGCCGCCGCATCTTCGAGAGCGGCTCCCGCCTCACCCTCGAACGCCTGTGGGACGGCGAGTACTTCATCCAGGACGTTGACCTCCAGAAGTTCCCGAAGCACCAGTATGGCAAGGGCTGCCTGGCCGACCAGCTCTTCGGGCAAGGCTGGGCGCACCAGCTCGGCCTCGGCTACATCTATCCCGAGAAGAAGGTAAAGTCGGCGCTTCAGGCCATCTGGAAGTACTGCTGGGCGCCCGACGTGGGGCCGCAGAACGCCGCGCACCCGCCGCAGCGCTGGTTCGCGCGGCCCGGCGAGGCCGGCCTCTTCACCTGCACCTGGCCCAAGAGCCCTCACCTCGGGCCGCAGAGCGTGCTCTACCGCGACGAAATCTGGACCGGCATCGAGTACCAGGTCGCCGGCAACATGATCTGGGACGGGATGCTCACCGAGGCCCTGGCCATCTGCCGCGGCGTGCACGACCGCTATCACCCCTCGAAGCATAACCCCTACAACGAAGTCGAGTGCGGCGACCACTACGCCCGCGCGATGGCCAGTTGGGGTGTCTACACCGCCTTGTGCGGCTACGAGTACCACGGCCCGAAAGGCCACCTCGGCTTCGCCCCGCGCCTGACGCCTGAGGACTTCAAGGCCGCCTTCACTGCCGCCGAGGGCTGGGGCCTCTTCACCCAGAAGCGCGATGGCGCCGCTCAGACCAACCGCATCGAGGTCCGCTGGGGCAAGCTCCGCCTCAGGAGCCTCGCCCTCGCCGTGCCCGAGGCTCTCAAGGCCCCCACGGTCGTGGCGACTGTGGCGGGCAAACCAGTCGGAGCGGCCGCGCAGGTTGCAGGGGGCAGGCTTGTGCTGACTTTGTCGGAGGAGCTCAGCCTGCCGGCTGATTCCGCGCTGGAGGTCGCGGTCCGCTGACGCCTTGTCCACCTGTCCCCCGCATCACCGGCTCGTGGCCGGGGCGAGGTAGTACACCTCGGCCTTCTGCGGGGCGAGGACTCGGCGGAACTTGCGGAGCATGGCGGGACTGAGTTGGTCCTTGCCGCCGAGCGTGACGCGGTGCCACGCGGCGTCGTCGCGCATCATCAGGGTATAGCCGCCGTCGGGCACGGCGACCGAGAGGTCCACCGTCGCGGGCGTCTCCTCCCAGTTGATCAGGAACAGGAAGCGCTCCCAGTCGCCCTTGGCGAGGAGCGCGGCGTCCACCCGCTTGCCGTAGCGGTGGAGCTTGAAGGCGGCTTTCTCTCCAAGCGTGGTGTCAATGAGGGCGAGGAGCTTGCTCATGAAGGTGTCGTCGCCGGCGACCTCGAGGATGTCGTCGGGGATGACCACGGCCTGACCGCTGTCGGCGATGTCCTTGAGGGCGGGGACGGTTCTTGGCACGCCCCATTCATCGGTTTCGCCGAGGGTGCGGAAGAGCACGACCCTCGTGCCATTGCCCGCCGCCTCGCGCACCTTGGCGGCCGCCGTGTCGCTGAGCGAGTAGGCGAAGGGGAGGATGAGCAGCTTGTAGCCGTGGAGTCGCTCGAGGTGGGCGGGGTTGTCGGCGAAGTACCAGTCGTAGGTGTAGCCGTTGCGGAGGAGAAGGCGGTCGTTCACCCACTCGTCGGCGAACCAGCCGCGCATGGCCTCGATAGCCCTGTCGGCTTCGGGCCACGGCAGCTTGCCGTAGAAGCTCCGCACCTGCCACCAGTCCCAGCTCGCACGCGACGAGAGGACAGCGATGTCGCGTGGCGGGCGCGCGTCCAGGACGCCCAGAGCCTCCAGATCGGTCGCCATCGCGTAGCCCTTCTGCACGGACTTCCAGTGTCCGCTTTCTTTGAGCTGGAAGAAGCGCCAATAGTTGCAGCTCGCGCCGCCGTACATGAGCATCCAGAGCGGGCGGGCGGTGAGCAGGAGGGCCGGCTCCTCGGCCTTCTGCCAGCCCCAGAAGAACTGCGAGGTCCGCCGCCAGCCGTTCGCCGCGGCGAGCAGGCGAATGCCCCAGGGGTCCATGTAGTCGCTGCCGATCTCGTCAATGCCGCTCCTCGCGCCGATGAGGTCGAAGGGCACGCCTTCGCCGTAGAGGTTCGAGCGCTGGACGGGTTGCATGAAGACGGTGGTAGTGTAGAGGCCCGGATGGCGCTTCTTCAGCTCGGTATTCCAGAAGGTGAAGAGGCCGGTCAGCCCCTCCTCGGTGTGGGCGACCCATTGGCGGTATTCGAGGGTGTCGGCCTCCTTGGCGGGCACGGGGTGGCCGAAGCGCTTCTCATAGTCGCGCCGCTGCGCGTCGTCGGCGGGCAGGGTCTCCAGGAAGTGGCCGCGGTAGTAGAACTCATCGGAGCCGAGGCATACGCCGTCGGCGCCCGCGGCCACCTGCTCCTCATAGATGGTGAGCCAGTTGTCGCGAACGTGCCCGCCGTAGAGGATGCTGGGGAACTGCCGCATGCCCGGATAGCGGCTGGTCTCTTCGCAGGGGTAGTGCCACTTGATCGGCTCGAAGGGGGTGAAGTTGTGGAGCGTCTGCGTCACCACCTTGAAGCCCTCGTCGTGCAGGGCATCAATGAGGCACTTCAGGATGTTGTCCTCCGTGCCGTTGCACACCTTGCTGGGCCAGGGCATGAGATCCCAGCAGCTCGAGTTCGTGAGATCAATGAACACCGTGTCCACGCCCATTTCCTTGCAGACTTGGGCGGATTCCTGGAAGCCCTTGTTCTCCTTCACCTTCTCCTTTGTCCAGGTGCCCTTGGGCGTCTTCTTATCGTAGTGGATGCCCCACATCCACAGGTCGGCGCAGACGAGCTTGCGGAACCTGCTGGCCTTTGGCCGCTCCAGCGTCAGCTCGGCCGGCTTGGCCTCGATGGCCGGCACCCCGCCCGCAAGGGGGAACTGGTATTGGTTCACCGCCCAGGCCTTGAGTTCCGCGTCGGGAATGGCATCGGGCGGGACGTGGACCTCGATTTCGGTGACGAAGGGATGGCACTGGCGGAAGCCCCAGAGCGGCTCGGTGCCTGCAATGGCTTGGAGGCGGAGAGCCTTGAGCGCTCCGCCCGGCAGGGTGTGGGTCTTCCAGCCGGTCAGCCCCTGAAGGCCCGAGGTGCGGAGGAGCGGCGCCTCGAACACGCCATCGCCGTCCGCGTCGCCGCGAATCGAGTAGGAATCCGCGAGGCCGTTCAGATGCAGCCGCAACTTGCGGATGGGCAACGGCTTAGGCAGGAGGATGTTGTAGACGATACCGCGGTCGGCGCCTGGGTACGGCTCGGGCGCCGTCTTGGTGTCGCCATCGGTCAGCAGACGGTTGTCAAAGGACGGCGGTTCGGAGCGGATGCGCGCGTAGGGGGCGATGTTCCTGAGGGCGTCGGTGATGCTCAGCTCCAGCCGGGCCGGCTCGTCGGTCTGCGATAGCGTGTCGAGTTCCCCGCGGCTGCCCGTGACGAATGACGCGTTGTCCAGGAAGCATCGGCCCCAGTTGTTCAGGCGGTCGAGCGCTGCCGCGGTGTTGCCCAGCTTCACCAGCGCCCCGTTCGCCCCCGGGGGCACCTCGCTGAGCGTCTCGTAGAGCGTGTAGCCCAGCTCCAGAGCGAAATCCTTCTTCACCTCCTCGGGCGCCTGCTGCTTGCCGAAGCCCATGTCAATCGTCTGCTCGCGGAGCGGCTGGCCGTCCTTGAGGAACACGATGGTGAGGGAAACGAGCCCGCGGCCCTTGGCGTGGACGGCCAGGCGGCAATAAGCGGCGTCGCGCGGCAGCTTCACCTTCTGAGCGATGTGCTGGGGCCGCAGGAAATTCCACTCCTCGGTCTCCAGGCACACGGCGCGGCGGCCGTCCTGCGCATCGTCCACGAGCGCGAACGGCCCGCTGAGCTTCTCGTCAAACACCCGATGCCAGCCGTCTGGCAAGCCGTCGCGGTTCCGGTCCCGCTCGAAACTCGGATTCTCGAGCAGATTGCGCGCAAAGGCCGGCGCAGGGCCAAGGAGGGCGATGAGCACCACAAGGACCTGTCTCCGGATCATGGGCGGCTCTCCTTCGCATCATGTCCCACCGGCCGCTGGCGATGCGTGAACGCCGAGCAGCCCGCTCCACGGCGGGAACATACCACGAAGGCCCGACTGACGCAACGCCCTGGGCGGCAGCGCCCGCCTCGGTTGCCATCTGCGGGGCGGTGCGCTAGGATGACTGACCACACCGGGCGTGCAGGGGGGATGAACCTATGGACCGAAGAACGTTCCTCCAGGCGGCTGCGGCGGGAGCCGCGGCGCTGGGCGCCACCGCACGATCATCCGCTCTCGGAGAGGAAATGGCCATGGCCTTCTATAGCGAGCCCGCTCGAAGCGTGCCGGTCGCCGAGCATGCCGACGTGCTGGTCGCCGGCGGCGGGCCGGCCGGCGTGGCCGCCGCTCTCGCCGCCGCACGACGGGGGGCAAGCGTGCGCCTCCTCGAGGCCCACGGCTGCCTCGGCGGCACGTGGACCGCCGGCCTCCTGAGCTGGATCCTCGACTCGGGCAGCAAGCGGGGCATCATCCAGGAGATCATCGCCGAGCTGGAGAAACGCGGCGCCGTGGCGAAATACGGCGGCGACGTGGGCTACGACGTCGAGACGATGAAGCTCGTGCTCGACGAACTGTGCCTCGCCGCCGGCGTGCGCGTGCAGCTTCACACCCGCGTCGTCGCGGCCTTCGCGCCCGACCGTCGCCTCGCCCTCGCCGTCACGGAGTCCAAGAGCGGCCGTCAGGCCTGGGCCGCCGAGGCCTTCGTGGACGCCACAGGCGACGGCGACCTGGCGGCCCTCGCGGGCTGCGGCTTCGACTACGGCCGCGAGGGCACGGGCCAGGCGCAGCCGATGAGCCTGATCTGCCTCGTCGCCGGCCTCGCGCCCGACGCCGTGGCTCACTTCGTCCGCGGCCTCGCCGAGCCGAAGGGCGAGCGCAACCCCAAAGGCCGCCTCAAGGCCGAGATGGAGCGCGCGGGCGTGTCGCCCTCCTACGCCCAACCCACGCTCTTCTACATCCGCGATGGCCTGTTCTGCCTGATGGCCAACCACGAATACGGCGTCGCCGGCACCGACGCGGCCCAGGTCACCCAGGCCACCCTGCGCGGCCGGGCCGAGGTCCACAAGCTCGTCAACGCTCTCCGCAGCCTCGGCGGCATCTGGAAGGACCTGCGCATCGTCGCCACCGCCGAGCACATCGGGGTCCGCGAGGGCCGCCGCGTGCGCGGACTCTACCAGGTCACGGCCGACGACCTGGCCAACGGCGCCCGACACGACGACGCGGTGTGCCGCGTGAACTTCCCCGTGGACGTTCATTCGACCGACCCGACGCACGACAAGGGCATCACGCGCGAGCGGGTGCGGGCCAAGCCCTACGACATCCCCTACCGCGCGCTCGTGGCGAAGGACGTGCGCGGGCTGTTGCTCGCGGGGCGCTGCATCAGTGGCGACTTCATCGCCCATTCGAGCTATCGCGTCACGGGCAACGCCGTGGCGATGGGCGAGGCGGCCGGCGCCGCCGCAGCCCTCGCCGCCAAATCCAGACGCCCGCCGCACGAGTTGCCGTGGGACGAGATTCAGAAGACCCTATCGCCTCCCGCGTGAGCGCAGAGGCCGGTGCGAAGGAGAATGCCATGGACGACCTCCGTGCGGGCAGGAACTTCATCCCCACCCCCGTCCACACCGACGAGGACGACCAGCGCCTCCTCGCCCTCTTCGCCGGCCTGCGCGTGGCCGACGTGTGCGACGGGATGGACAAGGCGGGCCTCCAGGACCTCGGCCTCGTGTCGCCCGACATTCGCCCTCTCTGGCGCGACACCGTGCACTTCAAGCACCGCATCGCCGGCATCGCCGTCACCGCGCGCTACGTGCCCACCAACAAGCCGCCCCTCGGCCGCCTCGAGCCGCAGGCGTTCGACCGCGCCGCGGGCGACTGGTATGGGAAGCTTTCGCCCGAGCCGTTCGTGCCGCTCCTGCGCAAAGGCACTGTGCTCGTCATCGAGGGCACCGAGGGCGCCGAGGCCGGCAGCATCGGCTCCAACAACATCCTGGGCTGG comes from Planctomycetota bacterium and encodes:
- a CDS encoding GH116 family glycosyl hydrolase, which produces MKPRAALDLIVMLGLAAGTGLAAEPANEFKHFVPVDKKLAPEWLAALTQRGEPEVWRGKDLVTIGMPIGGIAAGQLYLRGDGTLAQWWIFNKHINTGYGDRCYRTYRPESPVESGFAVVVEADGKTVVKKLNEQDFPGVEFVGEYPIAVVRYADKEFPVKVEMEAFSPFIPLNARDSALPATLFHITVENTSAKAAKASVAGWLENAVLSNSMGAVHARRRSRIATAGGRTVAVHSAEKAPMPPGAQQPRETIVVADFEGETYGDWKTTGEAFGKGPARGTLPEQQPVEGFLGKGLVNTYLGKDGPHGTLTSPLLKIERKFLNFLIGGGSHAGQTCINLLVGGKAVRTATGRNLEHLEWHYWNVEEFEGKEAQIEIVDKASGGWGHINIDQIEQADKPRQGPSGPVEEMADFGTMALALAEAGASAEKLIPLLDVPGLHAEADASYPAGQRRCAALATQAVELAPAAKRTFVFALAWHFPNHPRGREYAERFRSAQEVAAYAFDHHARLAGHSRLWRKTFYDDATLPRWLLFRLHSTVANLATDTCQWWGNGRFWAWEGVGCCEGTCTHVWNYAHASARLFPEVERIIREMQDFGAAFDEKTGLVGFRGNRAYAADGQCGGVLKAYREHLMSPDDAFLRRAWPRIKQALEFSIKQDANDDGLIENSQHNTYDINFEGPNTFVGSLYLAALRAGEEMAKDVGDADFAARCRRIFESGSRLTLERLWDGEYFIQDVDLQKFPKHQYGKGCLADQLFGQGWAHQLGLGYIYPEKKVKSALQAIWKYCWAPDVGPQNAAHPPQRWFARPGEAGLFTCTWPKSPHLGPQSVLYRDEIWTGIEYQVAGNMIWDGMLTEALAICRGVHDRYHPSKHNPYNEVECGDHYARAMASWGVYTALCGYEYHGPKGHLGFAPRLTPEDFKAAFTAAEGWGLFTQKRDGAAQTNRIEVRWGKLRLRSLALAVPEALKAPTVVATVAGKPVGAAAQVAGGRLVLTLSEELSLPADSALEVAVR
- a CDS encoding FAD-dependent oxidoreductase; translated protein: MAFYSEPARSVPVAEHADVLVAGGGPAGVAAALAAARRGASVRLLEAHGCLGGTWTAGLLSWILDSGSKRGIIQEIIAELEKRGAVAKYGGDVGYDVETMKLVLDELCLAAGVRVQLHTRVVAAFAPDRRLALAVTESKSGRQAWAAEAFVDATGDGDLAALAGCGFDYGREGTGQAQPMSLICLVAGLAPDAVAHFVRGLAEPKGERNPKGRLKAEMERAGVSPSYAQPTLFYIRDGLFCLMANHEYGVAGTDAAQVTQATLRGRAEVHKLVNALRSLGGIWKDLRIVATAEHIGVREGRRVRGLYQVTADDLANGARHDDAVCRVNFPVDVHSTDPTHDKGITRERVRAKPYDIPYRALVAKDVRGLLLAGRCISGDFIAHSSYRVTGNAVAMGEAAGAAAALAAKSRRPPHELPWDEIQKTLSPPA
- a CDS encoding RraA family protein, with the translated sequence MDDLRAGRNFIPTPVHTDEDDQRLLALFAGLRVADVCDGMDKAGLQDLGLVSPDIRPLWRDTVHFKHRIAGIAVTARYVPTNKPPLGRLEPQAFDRAAGDWYGKLSPEPFVPLLRKGTVLVIEGTEGAEAGSIGSNNILGWAAKGCVGVVTNATARDTDEIAAEGVPLYFRHPGRGIRPGRNEIESVNRPVVIGGVTVIPGDVVVADGDGVIVVPRRVAEEVAQYARGVLDGDKAGRRKLYEHLGLPADESVR